The Candidatus Aegiribacteria sp. sequence AACATTCCAGGAAAATCCTGGTTGAATGCAAAAGCTTTTCTTAAGATACTTTTACACTACTCCCAGGCGATCTTTTATAAACTGATCCCAGTCGGTTTTTGGAATATCAGGTTTGTCTTCTCCCCAGGGAACGGTCTTTGTTGATTTCTCTCGGTAGGATGTCGTTTTGAATCTTCCAGACGCGGGATTGCTTACGACTATTTTAATGGTTCCGGTCCTGCTGGTCAGAAATACCTTTCTGGATGATCTGGACATATCGTACTTCCTGAAAATCGCCGCCCCTATCAAATCAGGAAGCTTATCGCGCCCTTCGGGATCGGAAGAAACTATAACGGTACCGGGTGACAGCTTTTCAAGCCTTTCCCACTGTGTTCCGTTCATGCTTCCATGGTGAGCTGTTCTCAGAATTTTACACTTATTCGCAAGCATCCCTTCGCTGTCGTACTGAGCCCAGTTCTCCATCTGGGCATCCCCTGCGAAGACCATGCTGAATCGGTCGTATGTAAACCTTGTCATGATAGACAGATGGTTGGTGTTGAGCTTCCCGCACTGATGAAGCTCTTTGAGGATATCATTGGAAGGCCCCAGCAGTTCGAGAAGAGGTTCTTCTCCGAATGAATCGAAGGTTCCACCATCAGGATAAATCCGTTCGTAACCTGAAAGGAAGTGAAAGGATGAATTCGATTCGGGAGAATCAAGAGTATTCAGAATATCATGATAACCCACATTGGTTGTAGTTTCGAACCAGAAGGGAGAAAGAATGACTTTTTGCACATGGTACCTCTTCAGCAGACTCTGAACTGCGCTGTAATGATCCTCATGTGGATGTGTGATAATGAGATGGGAAACAATTTTCTTTCCATTTGAAGCAACTTTTGAGTCCGGGATTATCCTGTCAAGCAATTTCCTGGTTTTCCTCGGTTTTACAGCATCAATAACAATCACATTGTCTTCAGGTGTTTTTAATATAGAAGTGTCCGCCTGACCAACGTTAAGCGTATAAATTTCAACATTCGCCATAATGTTCCCTGCTTCCTGAAGGAATACCTTTACCGATTCGGATCGGCACCGTCGGACATCCCTGGTTTAAGGAGTATTTTCCCCACTGGAAATACCTGTTCAATATCCCCTTCCAGATCGTTTCCCCTTCGATTAACGGGCACCTGTTCCAAAATTCTTTCCAGACTTGCTCCATCAACAAGACCGGACTTATCTACCGAACCTCGATTCATGAAGTAAGAATAAGCTCTGCAGATTAATTCCGGCGAGAAACCCAGCTTTATCTCATACTCATCAAGAGCGTCTGCCGATACTTCTATCTCAAGACCGGATGGAAAATCTTCAATTATATCGTCCGGCGCGTCACCACTTCTAATCATTCTTCTCAGCTCATCCTCTGGAAGCCAGCAGAGAATCCGGGTTGTACCCGTTCTTGCAGGATAGTATGCCCGAGCTATTGGAATACTTATTGCCACATTTATCCTTTCAGCTGCAAGGAATTTTAATTGCACATCACTGCAACGCATCCTTGAATAAAGTTCCGGCACGTCCTTTCCAGCAAATACTCCATATATAAAGTGATAATACAGCAACCATCCCCGTTCCGTCAAACCTTGAGTAAATGCTTCCGTGAATTTCGTAACAACTACTGGCCTGTGACCAGCTTTTCGTCATTACTTGTGATTCATATCTCGCTCTCGAATTTTCTCCGAATTTGTACGGGCCCAACCCGGAATAATCCGGTTGAATCAATTATATGAATCAACGAATGAAACATCGCTGAATCCGTTATTGGTCGGAGCTGTCTGCGATGACCAGGTCGTGCCATCTGTCGTATGGAGAATTATGCCAACACCTATTCCGGTGCCCACTGTCCATGCGGTGTTCTGATCTGTAGCACATGTCCGAAGCAGATAGCATCCGTGAGCACCACCAGGTACTGACTGATGTGTCCAGCTGTCTCCACCATCCTCAGTGAGGTAGAGCCCGCCGTTATCCAACGCAACCCAGGCTCTGTTTACACTGGTGGGGCATACGCCGTTGGCATCGTAACCGAGAGGATTTCGATTCAATGAATCAGGTCCGCATAAATTCCAGTTAACACCACTATCGGTAGTATTGGCAAACGTGTAACCATGACCTACTACCCAACAATGATCCTGATCGAAAGCACTTATCGAAATCAAGGGGTAATCTATCATCAGAGTTGAATCACCTTCTGCTGTCCAGCTTGTCCCACCGTCAGTGGAGTGGATGATAATACCATCGAACATGGTTCTACCACATATCCAGATATTAGATGCATCAACAGCGCTAATGGAACTCATGTTGTACGCATCGAATGCCGGATCGGACATCGAGGTCCAGGAATTCCCCCCATCAGTTGTTTGGATAATCGTGTTATCAGAGCCAACAACCCAGATGCTGTTCTCATTAAGTATACTGATATTGAGCAGATCTGAAGCTGGTATACCCGAACTCTGGGGCAACCTCTCCCAGGTCTCCCCTGCATCCTGTGTCCTGAGGATTACGCCATAACCGCCGGAAGCATCACCCACGACCCATGCTTGAAGAGAATCGACAGCCCTGACAGATTCTAGTGGCGAATCCGGGATTGTAGAGGTATCACCCTGACGGACCCAGGTGCTTCCTCCATCTACCGTATGAATAATAATACCGAATCCACCTGAAGTACTTCCAACAACCCATCCGCACAATGAATCTACAGGGGATGGTCCGGAAACATCACCACATGCTGTCATAAGCACCGGGACGGCACATAAAGCAAGAAAGCTCAGTATTCTTATTTTATTGTTAATCATGCTAATATCCTTTCGTATTATCAGAATGACCGTAAGATCCCGAACATTATACTATATTTTTTCTTACTCACCGGCAAAACATGAAACCCTATGTTCTTATGAAAGGAATTCGAAACGACTCACAATCAGATCCGATTCTGCAGATTCAATACCCTATGCCATGAAGAATACTCGCGGAACGTGTTTCATTTTCTTAGAATTCGGAGATTTCTGAGAATATGATGAACTGGCGGAGAATTTTGAAGCGGGTGATAGCTTTACTGAGATCCAGGTAAGACGGATATAGGATTTAGTGACCATCCGGAAATAGATTTATATATGGTTGGATGATTAAGGTTCATGTATCTACTGATTTACTTGACATGCTGGGTTATACTCGGTAATGTCATTTTGATGAGATTCGTTGCTATGAGGGTTTTCGTTCAGAATTGCTATTGCAAATGGAAGAAGTCCTTTTTCTATCAGCTTGTCTTAGTGATATGATGGTCACAGCAAGTGATCCTGAGATCTTATAAACAGCAGCGAGATCGTGGTTGACGCACGCATGATCAGAATGAGGCGACAATGGAAAAATCAATGAGCGATTCTGATAGCACATTATCAGTTCAGGAATCTGCAGTCACTGACACAGACTATTCGAAAAATCAATCACCAAAACCCTCCGATGACCGACCCAGGGAAGCCATTCTCTATATCGGTCCGCTCGACATAGGTAGTGCGGCTGGCAAAACAATTAACGGAGTCGTCACGAGGTTGAGGGATGCGTGCGAGAAGCAATCCCGCACTGGCTCCTCGAAATGGAGCATCGAATGGCATTCCGGGGCCGTCACCATGTCCGATGATTCCTCAAGTCCAAAGACCCATCATGTTGCCACCATTCTGCGAAAAGATGGTGAAGAAGAAACACCAGAGTTCGATATCTTCGAATACGCGTGGGCAGCATATCTCACGGAATCCTGGGAAAGACAGAACATCATTGTGCGCATATTCCGGACGATACTCGCACTACTGCATGTTCGAACCTTCATTCGTTTCTTTAAACTATCTCCGAGTAGGGCTAAGAAGGGTCGGCTCCAGCTCGTTCTAGCAGTAGGGGTTGTAGTGGTGGTGGCGTTGTACTCAGTGTTCCTCATATGGGCCGCAATTGATGCAGTTAACCATTTTGACGAGCTCCCGATTATAGGTGATGCATCTGCTAAGATCACGATTCCCCAATTGATCATGATTGCGATGACAACTTTAGGAATACCTGCATTCTCGAAACTTCGAAATAGTATTTCATTGATTGGAAGTGGGCTGCTGTCAGCCAGCGCCTACCTGCGGACAACAGATCGGCGGGGAATACTGATGCATGGCCTATCAGAGCAGGCGGAGAGGTTTCGGGAGAACGATCGATATCGGTCGGCAACACTTATTTCGTACAGCTTCGGTTCGATACTGGCAATTGACGCCCTGTTCCCTAAGGAACATCCGCCTGAGCTAGCTTTTGAGAAAATCAAGAAGCTTGTGACAATCGGCTCGGCATATGACTTCGTAAAGGCTACCGCACCACAATATTTTAAGGACCGACATGCAGCTCCAGGAGTACCTGAGAGGTGGATCAATGTGTATGCACCCATCGATCTACTAGGCTCCAGTTTTACAAAGAATATTAAGAAGCCCGGTAAAGCTTACATAACCGTTGCGAAAATCGAAGAAGTTAAGGGACAAAAGAAGAATGTCAAGCAGCCGATCGAGAACATCCGTTACGACAACGGGATGCGTATGAGCTTCAGGAATGCCTTAGAGTTCTATGGTTTCACTTCTCACGGTGCGTACTGGGGAGCTGATGACACGCCGGATCGCAATGTGTTCATGTTTGTCATTCCTAAACTTTATCCCGAAGAGGATGGTCACCTTTGGTAGCCACATGAAATCGGATTCGGAACACTGGTTTACTGTCCAATAGAACACCACTATCAGGCAGTATATATCCTTGTGTATGATATGTTCCGATGCTACGAAGAACTCGTCTAAAATCAAGACATATCGTAACCCTGTCATTTATGCTATAGAACTTTATAGTGAAATAACCATGATAGACTGACTAGACAGCGGCTTGCTTAAGGTATAGGAATTTCGTTGGACAGGATTACCAACGGTTGTGTCTGCTGAAGCTGTCAGATGAGAGGCTACGGTAGATTGACATGTTGGGAACAAACGCGCATCCGGTTCCAATAAAGGAGTAGGTGGTATTTCCTTCGACTCGTTTCTCTTATCTGGATAAACTTATCAGCTCGGTCTTTGACCGAAAGTCCGAATCGACAACTTCTATGAAAGCAAAACCCTGTCGAACAATGTACCCATTGGTGGGTTAGAGCCATCATTTTCTGAGAATCCGGAGATTTCCGGGGATTTGATCAACTGGCGGAGAGGGAGGGATTTGAACCCTCGGAGATATAATCTCATACGCTTAGCAGGCGTACGCCTTAAGCCATACTCGGCCACCTCTCCGCAATAAGCGGGACGGAATTATTGTAAAGTAAGCACCGAAGGTCAAGGTACATTCCCTATTGCGGATGGAATTGTGTATAAATATCCTGTTATGGGAATGAGTACTTCCTATAGAAACGAAGATACAATTGCGCGGGATACAGAACCTGATAATTACGACATGTCAAAGAGGGGTTCCGGTTACAAATTGAAGTATAGTGTCGGTGTGGTTTGATGAAGCCGAAGCACGGGAGATGGAAGGGACGATTTAATGAAAACAATTTTGTTGATTACTGTTGCTATACTCGGTCTTTCCGCTGCATGTGGCGGAGAATCTGAGACTGAAATTGCTGCGGATTCCACTGCTTCTACACAGCCGGATACCACGCAAACTCAGGAGATGCAGCATACAAGCCCGCAGGACGCGATAACAGGCGCGTACAATCTTATCGATGAGGCGGATTCGGTCGTCAACCAGCTGAATGCCAGAACAGAGGAACTTGAACAGATGATGGGAGATATATAATTGACTTCACTTATTCTGATCTCGCTTCTCATGAACATCGGTACACCCGTATACGATCTTCCTGAAATATCCGGGTCATCGGATATCATCGTTGTGATGATGAAAGACGGTCTCCTGCCGGAGGAACCCTGGGAGGGTCTTACACAATGGCAGAGGGAGGAATTCTGGACACTTGCCTGCAGCGGCATGATGATTCAGAGGGCAGGATGGGCGGGATACATAATCATCTGTCCCAACGGTGTAGGGGTGGAAATTCTTGAGACCGCACGATCCCTCGCCTCAGTTGAATGCATACCAGATAATTCAGCACTGAGCGCAGGCCTGCAACTGATCCCTGTATCGGACTGTTCTTCATCGGTTCTGTTTTTCAGCCAGCAGGGTACGGATTCTCCCCCGCTTGAACTACCGCTAAGAAGCAGCCGATGGCTTGAGCGGGAGGCGGACACTCTCATGGTAAATTCCCCGGAGAATCAAAACGCTTTTTTCTGGACAGATTTTCCCGAGGCCATACCTCTGTCTTCAGCCGCATGGAGGGGCACCGGTACGGAGGTTGTTCCCTCAGGCAATACTTCAGTAAACATGGCATTCACCTGTGTTCATGGAAATGTACCTTCCAACCTCTCCGGCATTCAGATAGAACCACACCGTCTGGACACACATTACATGGAAACCTGGGGCGGGGCCATCTCCGCTGTGGAGGACCTTATTGTAAACCTATACCCGATAAGAGATGATTCGGAACATCTTCTCTGGATCAGGGGGAACGGAACAACGAAACCACAGAGGACTTCCCCCTCCCCGCTTCCACCCCCTTCAAGCCAATACCGGGTTGAAACGCCCCTGCAGCCTGAAGGTGAATATCCTTTCAGCGATTTTGATGCCTCCACCATTCCAAACGCTGTGAATATCCAATTACCCGGACGGCTTTCTAATCCGCAACGAGGCCCGGTAATGAAATCGGTTCTTGAGAGGATAATCGGAAGGGATGTTCTCTCGCGGTTCGAGGATAGGATCCTCTTTGATGTTCAATACAGTATTATGGGAGATGTGTCCATCTGGATGATAAATACTGACGGTACAGCAATTCAGGATACCCTTAAATCAAAAGTGCTTGTGGAATTACGCAATTCGATTCTCGTTCCACCAGGCAGACTTATGATAGAAAACGCATTGGTAAGGGCGTCTTTTTTTGAGGGAATGATGATGGATGAAATCGGTGTAAGGGAAGTTTCAATGGAATTGATGAACATTCTATATCCTGATCAATAGCCGATTAATTTAACGAGGTGGTTTATGAAAATCAGAGAATTTGACTGCCCTTCCTGTGGGGCGTCCCTGCAGATTAAAAAGGGTCAGAAAACGCTTTCCTGCCCTTACTGTGACAGTACTGTGATAGTTCCTGACTCATTTTCCTACGATGATTCATCAGACCATGCTAAGGGAACAACGCCTTTTCAGCCAACGGTCGTTTTTAATTCGGGCGGGGCTAAGAGATCCTGCATTGGTGTGATAGTGTCTCTGGTTCTATTCGCAGGAATTGCGGGCTTTATTTTCTATCAGATGAGATCATCCGGTGTCGGAGAGATGTTAAAAGAAACAGTTTCGGTTATCGCCGGAGAAACGGCCGTTCCCGTAGTACTTGAGTTCGGGGGTTCGGGAATGGGAGCGGGATATTTCCAGGATGCCGAACAGATATGTGTTGACACTCAGGGAAACATCTATGTTGCTGAATCCGAAGGTGGTAAAATCCAGATCTTCGATACCAATGGAAACTATACCAGCCAGTGGAACTACGGAAAGTCCGATGATATCTATCTGCATTCGATGGCTTTATCGAGAGACGGATTGTTATATCTGATTTACGACAGCGAGCTTTACATTCACGATGCCGGCAACGGGGAACTTGTGGGCTCTCTTCAGCATCCGGACGGGTGGGGTTTCGACGACGTTGAAGTCTGCGATGACGGAAGTGTTGTCGCCTCATGGTACAAAAACAGTGATGATATCATAAAGTTTGCACCGGACGGCAGAATTGATTTTCTTCTTGAGGAGGCCATAAGCGGCCAGAGCTGTGATTCGGAACTTGATACGGATGTAGAGGTTGACGGTATGGGGAATATCTTCGCGTACGGCTCATTTAATGAAAGCTTTTTCAAGTTCAGCCCCGATGGACGTTTCCTTGACCGGTTCGGAAGCGATGGAGACCGTCCGGGACAGTTCACTTCCCCGTTATGCTTCTGCATCGATCCACAGGGCAGGCTATGGGTGAGTGATTTCGGCGATCTTAAGGTTTTTGACAATAACGGAACCTACCTCGACACATTCGACCCGGGTATGACTTTCTATGATATGGCGATGGCAGATGGTTATCAGCTATACGGCATTACCATCGATCAAACCATAGTTCAGATTGATCTGTCCGGGGTTGTAGAGGATCTTTAATTTCCGGAAAGGCACCTGGTTATTTCTTCCTTTGAGGGAACTGAACCCGATATCAATACTTCACCGTCCACCACAAGCGCGGGGGTAAGCATTACTCCATAGGATATGATTTCATTGATATCCGTGATCTTTTCTATTTCGAAGTCAAGATTCAGTTCAGCGGCGGTTTCTTCGGCCAATTTCGCCAGTTTTTTGCATTTCGGGCAACCGCCTCCAAGTATCTTAATTTTCATTTCAACCCCTAACCAGCGAAGATTCCAAAGAATATTCCGCTTACTGTTGCCATTATCACTACCAGAGTGACGAAAGTTACGGTCCGGCCGGTTCCCATAATACTTCTGATCACAAGCATGTTGGGAAGAGAAAGAGCGGGACCGGCCAGAAGCAGCGCCAGGGCGGGCCCTTTCCCCATTCCTGAACCTATCAGTCCCTGAAGAATTGGTACTTCCGTAAGCGTAGCGAAGTACATGAACGCTCCGGCAATTGATGCGAACAGGTTTGCCTGTACGGAATTACCTCCCACAGCTGAGCTGATCCACTCCGAAGGTATCAGCCCCTCGTGCCCCGGCCTGCCCAGCAGCGCGCCAGCTACAAGAACCCCTGCGAAAAGCAGGGGCAGTATCTGTTTTGCGAAATCATATGTTGAGCTGAGCCATGTCTTCACTTCAATGTTCCCGGTTGAAAGTACTGCCGATAACCCCGCAAGGCCGCCTGCGAACGCGATAACCGGATATCCGGGAAAACCTAAACCAAGACCTGCAATTACCGCGCTTACAATGAGCAGTTTCCATAATTTAACACCGAACCAATTGTGAAGAATCAGCCCCAGCATTATCGCGAAAGCTCCGGTAACAGACCACTTCACAGAGTATATCAGGCTCCAGATACCGCCATTGCCGGATGGTTTGCCCCAGTTGGCAAAGATCAGTATTCCAACCAT is a genomic window containing:
- a CDS encoding NHL repeat-containing protein; translation: MKIREFDCPSCGASLQIKKGQKTLSCPYCDSTVIVPDSFSYDDSSDHAKGTTPFQPTVVFNSGGAKRSCIGVIVSLVLFAGIAGFIFYQMRSSGVGEMLKETVSVIAGETAVPVVLEFGGSGMGAGYFQDAEQICVDTQGNIYVAESEGGKIQIFDTNGNYTSQWNYGKSDDIYLHSMALSRDGLLYLIYDSELYIHDAGNGELVGSLQHPDGWGFDDVEVCDDGSVVASWYKNSDDIIKFAPDGRIDFLLEEAISGQSCDSELDTDVEVDGMGNIFAYGSFNESFFKFSPDGRFLDRFGSDGDRPGQFTSPLCFCIDPQGRLWVSDFGDLKVFDNNGTYLDTFDPGMTFYDMAMADGYQLYGITIDQTIVQIDLSGVVEDL
- a CDS encoding MBL fold metallo-hydrolase produces the protein MANVEIYTLNVGQADTSILKTPEDNVIVIDAVKPRKTRKLLDRIIPDSKVASNGKKIVSHLIITHPHEDHYSAVQSLLKRYHVQKVILSPFWFETTTNVGYHDILNTLDSPESNSSFHFLSGYERIYPDGGTFDSFGEEPLLELLGPSNDILKELHQCGKLNTNHLSIMTRFTYDRFSMVFAGDAQMENWAQYDSEGMLANKCKILRTAHHGSMNGTQWERLEKLSPGTVIVSSDPEGRDKLPDLIGAAIFRKYDMSRSSRKVFLTSRTGTIKIVVSNPASGRFKTTSYREKSTKTVPWGEDKPDIPKTDWDQFIKDRLGVV
- a CDS encoding thioredoxin family protein, yielding MKIKILGGGCPKCKKLAKLAEETAAELNLDFEIEKITDINEIISYGVMLTPALVVDGEVLISGSVPSKEEITRCLSGN
- a CDS encoding permease codes for the protein MRIRKESKALGYMLGFFLFAYFLPVGWYRFDNAVFEALFLLREYAREHVLTCLIPAFFIAGAISVFLSKNSVMKYLGARAKKVVAYGVASVSGSILAVCSCTVLPLFAGIYRMGAGIGPATTFLYSGPAINVLAIILTARILGIELGLARAVGAIVFSIVIGLIMQMIYGGREQERTAEAVKAATGEIDRPLWQTALYFGSMVGILIFANWGKPSGNGGIWSLIYSVKWSVTGAFAIMLGLILHNWFGVKLWKLLIVSAVIAGLGLGFPGYPVIAFAGGLAGLSAVLSTGNIEVKTWLSSTYDFAKQILPLLFAGVLVAGALLGRPGHEGLIPSEWISSAVGGNSVQANLFASIAGAFMYFATLTEVPILQGLIGSGMGKGPALALLLAGPALSLPNMLVIRSIMGTGRTVTFVTLVVIMATVSGIFFGIFAG